From Phycisphaerae bacterium, one genomic window encodes:
- a CDS encoding class I SAM-dependent methyltransferase — protein MNKAQHIDWRNWIERYDRMQRRYLVKRSERFDVIAGLIKAVCPKPKLIVDLGCGTGSLTIRLLEEFDSAKIFAVDLDPAVLLLAEHRLKNFKNRVQIVRSDMTKMDWNQCMGADTVVSATALHWLSPKDLETVYCQIHRILRNGGIFLNADHAGSSNNLIQQGWEFNREQMRSQEQTQSAEDWDSFWQQLFSELGDDARIERQEAIGQWQGTENGMPLQRHFQKLEQCGFEDIDCFWRCDCDAVYGAIKK, from the coding sequence ATGAACAAGGCTCAGCATATAGACTGGCGAAATTGGATTGAACGCTACGACAGAATGCAGCGAAGGTATCTTGTTAAACGCAGCGAAAGATTCGACGTAATCGCAGGATTAATAAAAGCAGTATGTCCAAAGCCCAAACTCATAGTTGACCTGGGCTGCGGAACCGGAAGCCTGACCATCAGGCTGCTCGAAGAATTCGATTCGGCAAAAATTTTTGCGGTCGATTTGGACCCGGCCGTTTTGCTTCTGGCTGAACACAGGTTGAAGAATTTTAAGAATAGAGTTCAGATTGTGCGGTCGGATATGACCAAAATGGACTGGAATCAATGCATGGGCGCTGATACCGTAGTTTCGGCGACGGCCCTGCACTGGCTCAGCCCCAAGGACCTTGAGACGGTTTATTGTCAGATTCATAGAATTTTGCGTAATGGCGGCATCTTTTTAAACGCTGACCATGCAGGCAGTTCTAATAACCTGATTCAGCAGGGCTGGGAGTTTAATAGAGAACAAATGCGGTCGCAGGAACAAACGCAATCGGCGGAGGACTGGGATAGTTTTTGGCAGCAGTTATTTTCCGAGTTAGGCGATGACGCCCGAATCGAACGCCAGGAGGCTATCGGCCAATGGCAGGGGACGGAAAATGGAATGCCTTTGCAGCGGCATTTTCAAAAGCTCGAACAGTGCGGCTTTGAAGATATTGATTGTTTCTGGCGATGTGACTGCGATGCTGTTTATGGGGCAATCAAAAAATAA
- the prfA gene encoding peptide chain release factor 1 has translation MSETNSAVIKKLEELDGRYSELEKQLHDPAVNMDSNKVIAISKEQGKLRSLVTKYREYRKLLSETEQTETILNDAGADEEFKQLATEDLARLKEKKEAIFEQIKDSLVMSDDAAVGSVIVEIRAGTGGDEAALFARDLYNMYAHYVDKQKWKIELMDFSTSELGGFREVVFNVKGPGVWAHLGYEGGGHRVQRVPETETQGRVHTSAVTVAVLPEPEEVDIQLNPADINEFVSRAGGPGGQAVNKLNSAVRLEHIPTGITVNMREDRSQHKNRAKAYRLLRSRVFEHYRSIENAKREKTRKTMIGSGDRSEKIRTYNYPQNRVTDHRINLSLYNLDKIMDGAMDDLIEGMIEYDKKLRLESL, from the coding sequence ATGAGCGAAACAAATAGTGCAGTAATAAAAAAACTCGAAGAGCTTGACGGGCGATACTCCGAACTTGAAAAGCAGCTTCACGACCCCGCTGTGAATATGGATTCGAATAAGGTTATCGCTATTTCCAAAGAGCAGGGCAAACTCAGGTCCCTCGTAACGAAATACCGTGAATACAGGAAACTGCTCTCCGAAACCGAACAGACAGAGACGATTTTGAACGATGCCGGGGCGGACGAGGAATTCAAACAGCTTGCCACGGAAGATTTGGCTAGGCTGAAGGAAAAGAAAGAGGCGATTTTCGAGCAGATAAAAGATTCCCTTGTTATGTCCGACGATGCGGCGGTAGGCTCGGTCATAGTGGAAATACGGGCCGGCACCGGCGGCGATGAGGCGGCGCTGTTCGCGCGTGATTTATATAATATGTATGCTCACTATGTGGATAAGCAAAAATGGAAAATCGAGCTTATGGATTTCAGCACAAGTGAACTGGGCGGTTTCCGCGAGGTCGTATTTAATGTGAAAGGCCCCGGCGTATGGGCGCATCTGGGCTACGAAGGCGGCGGGCACCGCGTTCAGCGAGTGCCTGAAACCGAAACGCAGGGCAGAGTACATACATCAGCGGTTACTGTCGCGGTTCTGCCCGAGCCGGAAGAAGTTGACATCCAGCTAAATCCGGCCGATATCAATGAATTTGTCAGCAGAGCGGGCGGCCCCGGCGGTCAGGCCGTTAATAAATTAAATAGTGCCGTAAGACTCGAACATATTCCAACCGGCATTACTGTAAATATGCGAGAGGACAGGAGCCAGCATAAGAACAGGGCAAAGGCGTACCGTTTGCTGCGGAGCAGAGTTTTCGAACATTACCGAAGTATTGAAAATGCAAAACGCGAGAAGACCCGAAAGACAATGATAGGCTCCGGCGACCGCTCGGAAAAAATAAGGACATATAATTATCCGCAAAACCGAGTTACCGACCACCGGATTAATCTGTCGCTGTATAATCTCGACAAGATTATGGACGGCGCAATGGACGACCTAATCGAGGGAATGATTGAATACGATAAAAAACTCAGACTTGAAAGTTTGTAA